Proteins found in one Alphaproteobacteria bacterium genomic segment:
- the smpB gene encoding SsrA-binding protein SmpB produces MSKQHIVAQNRKAYHDYFIEDKIEAGMILVGSEVKSLRSGKASLLDAYASFDNDYMVLFNAHIPEYKASNQFNHEPLRPRRLLLRKRQFNKLIGSIQRQGMTLIPLSIYFNDRGIAKVELGLAKGKRQIDKRNTEKERDWNRQKAAIMKRAKE; encoded by the coding sequence ATGTCAAAACAACACATTGTAGCCCAAAATCGTAAAGCTTATCATGATTATTTTATCGAAGATAAGATTGAAGCCGGGATGATTTTAGTGGGCAGCGAGGTTAAGTCGCTACGAAGTGGAAAAGCATCGCTTTTGGATGCTTATGCGAGTTTTGATAATGATTATATGGTTCTTTTTAATGCCCATATTCCAGAATATAAAGCATCCAATCAATTTAATCATGAACCTTTAAGGCCAAGACGTTTATTGCTTAGAAAAAGACAGTTCAATAAGCTTATTGGATCTATTCAACGGCAAGGTATGACTTTAATCCCATTATCAATTTATTTTAATGATCGTGGTATTGCTAAAGTCGAACTTGGGTTGGCTAAAGGTAAACGGCAAATTGATAAAAGAAATACTGAAAAGGAACGCGATTGGAATAGACAAAAAGCTGCGATTATGAAGCGGGCAAAAGAATAA
- a CDS encoding uracil-DNA glycosylase produces the protein MVLVSHEPSLTCALCPRLTEFRIKNKNLYPTWHNAPVPSFGDFKSNILIVGLAPGLQGANRTGRPFTGDYAGDLLYQTLLDFNLATGVYDPEQPSLYHLKNVRITNAVRCVPPENKPESQEINHCLPFLKSEIAAMVHLKIILTLGTIAHNSVLKALDYKKTLYPFKHGASYPLTPSLILVNSYHCSRYNTNTGRLTSEMFQDVFRILTKFL, from the coding sequence AACCGAATTTCGAATAAAAAATAAAAACCTTTATCCCACTTGGCATAATGCACCGGTTCCTTCTTTTGGTGATTTTAAAAGTAATATACTTATTGTAGGATTGGCCCCCGGTCTTCAAGGGGCTAATCGAACAGGACGTCCTTTTACCGGGGATTATGCGGGTGATCTTCTCTACCAAACCTTATTGGACTTTAATCTAGCAACTGGTGTCTATGACCCAGAACAACCTTCCCTTTATCATTTAAAAAATGTCAGAATTACAAATGCTGTTCGCTGCGTCCCACCTGAAAACAAGCCAGAATCCCAAGAAATTAATCATTGCCTTCCATTTTTAAAATCAGAAATAGCTGCAATGGTTCATTTGAAAATTATTCTAACTTTGGGGACAATTGCCCATAATTCTGTTCTTAAAGCTTTAGATTATAAAAAAACTTTGTACCCTTTTAAACATGGGGCATCTTATCCTCTAACCCCTTCCTTAATCTTGGTTAATAGTTATCATTGTTCTCGTTATAATACCAATACAGGTCGTTTAACATCAGAAATGTTTCAGGATGTTTTTCGTATTCTGACAAAATTTTTATAA